One region of Mycolicibacterium lutetiense genomic DNA includes:
- a CDS encoding DUF427 domain-containing protein, with the protein MTERQVLQPSEAHPITIAPTGRRVTVTVGGAIVAQTDDALTLQESKYPAVQYIPRADVVWETLTRSATTTYCPYKGEANYYHVGGVEDAVWTYEQPYAAVAEIADHLAFYPQKADIALA; encoded by the coding sequence ATGACCGAGCGCCAGGTGCTGCAGCCGAGCGAGGCCCACCCCATCACCATCGCCCCGACCGGGCGTCGGGTCACCGTCACTGTCGGCGGCGCGATCGTCGCGCAGACCGATGACGCCCTGACGCTCCAGGAATCGAAATACCCAGCGGTGCAATATATTCCGCGCGCCGACGTCGTGTGGGAGACCCTGACCCGCAGTGCCACCACCACGTACTGTCCGTACAAGGGTGAGGCGAACTACTACCACGTCGGCGGGGTCGAGGACGCGGTCTGGACCTATGAGCAACCGTATGCGGCCGTCGCAGAAATAGCCGATCACCTGGCCTTCTACCCGCAGAAGGCGGACATCGCCCTGGCCTAG
- a CDS encoding SRPBCC family protein gives MTAPVKATVSIAADPAAVYALITDLPTLASLAEEAHAMEWQKGNSATPGSIFKGHNRSGSKAWSTVCTVTDAEPGKTFAFDVKSLVFPVAHWRYDIVASDGGCTVTESTWDRRAGWFKKVAGLATGVADRDGANAEHIQLTLQRLKQRAEG, from the coding sequence ATGACCGCGCCTGTGAAAGCCACCGTGTCGATCGCCGCCGATCCCGCTGCGGTGTATGCACTGATCACCGACCTGCCCACGCTGGCTTCCCTCGCCGAAGAGGCACACGCGATGGAATGGCAGAAGGGCAATTCGGCTACCCCCGGATCGATTTTCAAGGGACACAACCGCAGTGGTTCCAAAGCCTGGAGCACCGTCTGCACCGTCACCGACGCCGAGCCGGGCAAGACGTTCGCCTTTGACGTGAAGTCTCTGGTCTTCCCGGTCGCGCACTGGCGCTACGACATCGTCGCCTCCGACGGCGGCTGCACGGTGACGGAGTCCACCTGGGATCGTCGCGCAGGCTGGTTCAAGAAGGTCGCGGGATTGGCCACCGGAGTCGCCGACCGTGACGGCGCCAACGCCGAGCACATCCAGCTCACCCTGCAGCGGCTGAAGCAGCGCGCCGAAGGTTGA
- a CDS encoding DNA-3-methyladenine glycosylase family protein, giving the protein MPSTSVTLDGPASPGLTLAPWRRGGGDPCNRIGADGAIWRTSAMPSGAVTARIAKSALDTVSCEAWGSGSAEFLEGFAALVGADDDTGGFDPVEPTIAEAHRRVPHLRLGRSGLVLEALVPAILEQRVSGMDAWRAWRRLVLAYGAPAPGPAPDGMRVPPTADAWRRIPSWEFHRANVDPGRARTIVGCAQRADAVERLTAERAGTALRSLPGVGEWTVAETVQRAFGDADALSVGDYHLATMVGRSLLGRPIDDAAMIELLEPLRPHRQRAVRLLEASGLAHNPRFGARQAIPNLRAL; this is encoded by the coding sequence GTGCCCTCAACCAGCGTCACGCTCGACGGTCCGGCCAGCCCGGGCCTGACGCTGGCTCCGTGGCGGCGCGGCGGGGGTGACCCCTGCAACCGGATCGGCGCCGACGGCGCGATCTGGCGGACATCGGCAATGCCGAGCGGTGCGGTCACGGCGCGGATCGCCAAGTCAGCCCTCGATACGGTGTCCTGCGAGGCCTGGGGCTCGGGCAGTGCCGAGTTCCTGGAGGGTTTCGCGGCGCTGGTGGGTGCTGACGATGACACCGGCGGTTTCGACCCCGTCGAACCGACCATCGCCGAGGCGCATCGGCGGGTGCCGCATCTTCGCCTGGGACGCAGCGGCCTGGTGTTGGAGGCACTGGTGCCCGCGATCCTCGAGCAGCGGGTTTCGGGCATGGACGCGTGGCGGGCCTGGCGGCGGTTGGTGCTGGCATACGGCGCCCCGGCCCCTGGCCCTGCGCCGGACGGGATGCGGGTACCCCCCACCGCCGACGCCTGGCGGCGCATCCCGTCGTGGGAATTCCACCGGGCCAACGTGGACCCGGGCCGGGCCCGCACCATCGTCGGCTGCGCGCAGCGCGCCGATGCCGTCGAGAGACTCACTGCCGAGCGGGCGGGGACCGCGCTGCGCTCACTGCCCGGAGTCGGTGAGTGGACTGTGGCAGAAACCGTGCAACGGGCCTTCGGCGACGCTGACGCGTTGTCGGTGGGGGACTACCACCTGGCCACCATGGTGGGTCGCAGTCTGTTGGGCAGACCGATCGACGACGCGGCGATGATCGAACTGCTCGAACCGCTGCGCCCGCATCGACAGCGCGCGGTGCGG
- a CDS encoding aldo/keto reductase, whose translation MGKLQTARLGELEVARIGLGTMGMSSAYGSAGHDDAESIRTIHRAVDLGVNLIDTAEVYGPYVNEELVGRALQGRRDKVVLATKFGVISHTGREGTDSSPANIRTAVEGSLQRLGTDHIDLYYQHRLDRSTPIEETIGALAELVAEGKVGHIGLSEVGVETIRRAHAVHPISALQSEYSLFTRDPEDGVLEVLRANGIGFVAYSPLGRGFLTGQIRSVDDLADDDSRRDNPRFTGENFAANLRLADEVRAIADISGVTPGQVALAWLLSRGPDIVPIPGTRRVERLEENIAADAVTLTADQLSSLDNLAPAAGDHHSADQMRMLDR comes from the coding sequence ATGGGAAAATTACAGACCGCACGGTTGGGCGAGCTCGAAGTGGCGCGGATCGGTCTGGGCACGATGGGCATGTCATCCGCGTACGGCAGCGCGGGTCACGACGACGCCGAGTCGATCCGCACCATTCATCGGGCAGTCGACCTCGGTGTCAACCTCATCGACACCGCCGAGGTATACGGCCCGTATGTCAACGAGGAGTTGGTCGGGCGGGCGTTGCAGGGCCGACGCGACAAGGTCGTGCTCGCGACCAAATTCGGGGTGATCTCCCATACCGGCCGCGAGGGCACGGACAGCAGCCCGGCCAATATCCGCACCGCGGTCGAGGGCTCGCTACAACGTCTGGGCACCGACCACATCGATCTCTACTACCAGCATCGTCTGGACCGCTCCACGCCGATCGAGGAGACGATCGGGGCGCTCGCCGAGCTCGTCGCCGAAGGCAAGGTGGGCCACATCGGCTTGTCCGAGGTGGGCGTCGAGACAATCCGGCGTGCCCATGCGGTCCATCCGATTTCCGCACTGCAGTCGGAGTACTCGTTGTTCACCCGAGATCCGGAGGACGGGGTCCTTGAGGTGTTGCGCGCGAACGGCATCGGCTTCGTCGCCTACTCGCCGCTCGGCCGCGGGTTCCTCACCGGGCAGATCCGATCCGTGGACGATCTGGCGGACGACGACAGCCGTCGGGACAATCCTCGATTCACCGGAGAGAACTTCGCGGCAAATCTGCGCCTCGCCGACGAGGTGCGGGCGATCGCTGACATCTCGGGTGTGACGCCGGGGCAGGTCGCGCTCGCCTGGCTGCTGTCCCGCGGCCCCGACATCGTGCCGATCCCCGGAACCAGGCGGGTCGAACGACTGGAAGAGAACATTGCCGCCGATGCCGTGACTCTCACCGCCGACCAGCTGTCCAGCCTGGACAACCTCGCACCGGCCGCCGGTGACCATCACAGTGCGGATCAGATGCGCATGCTCGACCGGTAA